From the Macrobrachium nipponense isolate FS-2020 chromosome 9, ASM1510439v2, whole genome shotgun sequence genome, the window TTTTTCCTATAAGTAAAGGCATTGTTAAAATTCTCTCCAAGATTTCTACCGATACATTTTCTACTAGCAAACTAAAACCTTTTGCGTCTTCGATTTGCACATGGCTGTAAGCCCCGGTACCATTAGCGGCATGATAATCCTGGTATATATGGAAGCACTaatcagattttttctttaaagtacTCTGGTGCTTTTTGGGGTTTGTAACTGGTTTCATGACAGATCTGTttggaaaattataaaaagagtAGCATTTTGCTAGTATTTTTCAATAAAGGAATTAATTTCTTGGCGCGTAACGTAGCGCTGTTTGGATTGCAAAGAATTCTGGCGATTCTGAGTTTGCcagaatacacatatatatactatgacgggacttgagtgaatcttacctgATGTCTATAGGTGTGGGGATGTCgctggtctgtaatcactcaattatccctcataaatttaaaatatcaccaccaacaaaaataatattctttttgtctgcttcacttattgtttattttcacctctatATTAAACcacctctattttaaccacttttaattacctctccaatccagcaggatcttaattaaacactaaagacaattgttaatttaatacttaaatagataaacttaaattccaatataattactttcacacgtaatatcacaaaaacactaattatgataagaaaaagaaaaagatgttttcaacactgcactgaatagctctctaaagaaaaatacaaattacaagtgtaacgaaggctaaggaatgcaaatatctgtatgactaagttaagatatatataacatatctttatatatagtcATTATGGTCAACTATCTACCCTTATCCTTCGTGTCCCAAACTCTCAGAGTTATGCAagggcattatttttttttatcctacctGCTGGTTTTTGTATTGCAATACGCCACACGACCAACTTTGTCAAGGGATtataccagtggttcttaacctttttactaCCACGCCCCCTTTAGGAACAGTTctttccctccacgccccccttgcaaCTATAGACAAATTTCACtcccagatttaaaaagaaaattactaagCATGAATTACATTAGTGAGATATTTGACACCGCTCTAAGCTACCAGATCTTGAATACATGGTTAGTGAGATATTTGACACTGCTTCTTAGCTACCAGATCTTGAATACATGGTCGAATGCTTGAGAGTGCACATCGTAAGTCCCCTTCAACGTTCAGGCGGTTTCTGTACTTGGTTTTGATAGCAACGAGCGTGGAAAATGCAGTTTCACATAGATATGTGGATCCAAACATTGTTAGAATCCGAAGAGCCTGATGTGAGATCAGAGGGTAAACGGGAAGGTATTTGATCGAGAACGTCTCCAAATCCATATCTTTGAAGTCTTCTTTAGCTGTAGAGTTGAACTTCAATTCTAGGAACTCTTCTTGGACTTCATCAGCAACATCAGCTACTTCACATTGAAATGGGTTCCTGATGAATTTCCAGGCTTCACGCTTGTCATCTATATCTGGGAAGTATCTGATGAATTCTGCTTTCAAGTCACTTAGATGAGTGATTATTTGTTGCTTTAAGTCAGAGTCGAGGTTACTGTCAGCGAGAGCAGAATCCAAGTTCCTAAAACTGGCTGCATTTCCCTGCTGAACCCGACATTTCCAGAGGTCGAGTTTGGCCATGAAGGCTCGAATGGTGTCATGGTGCGTGATGATGTTGATGCTTTTGCCTTGTTGTTTAAGGTTCACCGCATTCAGTGCTTCAAAAATGTCCACCAGGTAAGCTAGAGTTATCTGAAAGCCTTCTGATTGGAAATTGTCATGAAAGTCTGCCTTCTGCTGTGAATCTAAAAATATTGCTACTTCTTCTCGTAGCTCATAAAGCCGTCCAAGCATGTTCCCTTTTGATAGCCATCGTATGTTCGTGTGAAAAAGCAAGGCTTCATGTTCGGATTCCATGCTCTTGTCATGAAAATAACCCATAAATGGAAAAACTACTCCTTATCACCTGGGGCTCGTGCCCCCCCTGGAAATCACTGACGCCCCCCTAGGGGGGCgcgccccccaggttaagaaccactggattATACAGAAACAATTAAGTGTGCACTTAGTTCTACGCTGACAGTTTAGAGTATTGTATATTGTGGTGCAAATTTGTCCCTCACCCAAAGAAAAATAATGCCATTAGCTCATTTTATTCCACAAAAAATCTAAAGTATACCAGTGCCATTACTTCCGTTTTATTTCATCAGAAACGACAAGTATACTAATACCattacttcctttttatttcatcagAAACGATAAGTATACCAATGTCATTGGCTTATTTTAATTCATCAGAAATGATAAGTATACAATGCCATTAGCTCCGTTTTTTTCATCAGAGATGATAAGTATACCAATGTCATTAGCTTATTTTACTTCATCAGAAATGATAAGTATACAATGCCATTAGCTCCATTTTTTCATCAGAAATAATAAGTATATCAATGTCATTAGCTCCGTTTTATTACATCAAAATTGCTCCGTTTTATTAGTACATCAGAATTGATAAGCAGGAGTATACATACCACAGTGACATTTCTTCACAGCCAAACTGAAACAACTGACCCCTGGTGAGAGCCGAGTCTGAAATGGTCTTGTTTCCCCCTGACGC encodes:
- the LOC135218148 gene encoding zinc finger BED domain-containing protein 5-like, with product MLGRLYELREEVAIFLDSQQKADFHDNFQSEGFQITLAYLVDIFEALNAVNLKQQGKSINIITHHDTIRAFMAKLDLWKCRVQQGNAASFRNLDSALADSNLDSDLKQQIITHLSDLKAEFIRYFPDIDDKREAWKFIRNPFQCEVADVADEVQEEFLELKFNSTAKEDFKDMDLETFSIKYLPVYPLISHQALRILTMFGSTYLCETAFSTLVAIKTKYRNRLNVEGDLRCALSSIRPCIQDLVAKKQCQISH